A single Xenopus laevis strain J_2021 chromosome 3S, Xenopus_laevis_v10.1, whole genome shotgun sequence DNA region contains:
- the trpm7.S gene encoding transient receptor potential cation channel subfamily M member 7 isoform X2 has protein sequence MVRNNSIGSQKSWIENSFTKRECTYIIPSSKDPHRCLPGCQICQQLVRCCCGRLVRQHACFTASVATKYSDVKQGEQVNEELEEWSVEKHTEESPTDAYGVINFQGGSHSYRAKYVRLSYDSKPEAILQLMLKEWQMELPKLVISVHGGMQKFELHPRIKQLIGKGLIKAAVTTGAWILTGGVNAGVAKHVGDALKEHASRSSRKICTIGIAPWGVIENRNDLVGRDVMAPYQTLLNPLSKLNVLNNLHSHFILVDDGTVGKYGAEVHLRRELEKTINLQRIHARIGQGVPVVALIFEGGPNVILTVLEYLQESPPVPVVVCEGTGRAADILAYVHKQTEEGGTLPEGADLEIISTIKKTFNFSQSEAIHLFQTTMECMKSKELITVFHVGSDEHQDIDVAILTALLKGTNASALDQLVLTLAWDRVDIAKNHVFVYGQQWLVGSLEKAMLDALVMDRVAFVKLLIENGVSMHKFLTIPRLEELYNTKQGPTNPTLFHLVRDVKQGNLPPGYKITLIDVGLVIEFLMGGTYRCIYTRKRFRIIYNNIQGGNRRSGRNTSSNTPQMRKNHESFGNRADKKEKMRHNQFIKTAQPYKLKDVSADDSKKKNTKEEIVDIDDPEMKRFQYPFNELLVWSVLMKRQKMSLFFWQHGEESMAKALVACKLCRTMAYEAKQSDVVDEIAEEFKEHSSEFGQLAVDLLDQAFRQDETMAMKLLTYELKNWSNSTCLKLAVSSRLRPLVAHTCTQMLLSDMWMGRLNMRKNSWYKVILSILVPPTILMLEYKTKAEMAHIPQSQDALQMAMDDSENNFQNLPENIAMNVFREVRPFDTMDVKHEIETQAKPRKLPITQKFYAFYHAPIVKFWFNTLAYLGFLMLFTFVVLVKMESLPSVQEWIVISYIFTSAVEKIREIFMSEAGKINQKVKVWFGDYFNITDTIAIITFFIGCGLRLGAYRDMPEDQLKDDYKYLESISLAGRLTYCLNIIFWYVRLLDFLAVNQQAGPYVMMIGKMVSNMFYIVVIMAVVLLSFGVPRQAILYRQEEPSWPLARNIVFQPYWMIFGEVYAYEIDVCANNSVEKELCDIGTWLTPFLQAVYLFVQYIIMVNLLIAFFNNVYFEVKAISHIVWKYQRYHFIMAYHEKPVLPPPLIILSHLASLFGFVCKRRKKDKTSHGPKLFLTEEDQKKLHDFEEQCVETYFNEKDDKFHLGSEERIRVTSERVEQMCVQIKEVGDRVNYIKRSLHSLDTQIGHLQDLSALTVDTLKTLTAQKASEASKVHNEITRELSISKHLGQTMVDDGPLRSLRKKHSVGNFFGSSFPQGNQESNSNLIFNISLRNESNIQGKKTGDEFCFPYQRENLNIPEAGPSGSALLPSKDCPTDVMENTEGTESLTDNQIVDNFASSEPKSASGMATFFVSTPTQPNSASQLELEPKMEKYINQRAAREVESIEFGAFVGHRDSMIMHKYKEPEYKNKEDANPTDMQAIAQAVPSLKQVRSCAGFMDLGTISCSSQLNKLHSSSSSRRVSLIEDSNLEETKETFLTNWLHAHSSSTSKAKPPEDDAFNAIGSPFKPIVDINYCYSAVERNNLMRLAQSIPFTPVPPKGELVTVYRLEESSPNMLNNSMSSWSQTGLCAKIEFLSKEEMGGGLRRAVKVVCTWSENDILKAGHLYIIKSFHPEVVNTWLGVYKEDTVLHLSLKEIQQQRAAQKMTFAFNAMKPKSIPYSPRFLEVFLLYCHSAGQWFAIEECMTGEFRKYNNNNGDESIPTNMLEETMLAFSHWTFEYTRGELLVLDLQGVGENLTDPSVIKSGEKRSSDMVFGPANLGDDAIKNFRAKHHCNSCCRKLKLPDLRRNDYTPDKVTFAQEESTDSSTDPDNFTKESKNSLRLML, from the exons TCCCAGAAATCTTGGATAGAAAATTCTTTCACCAAGAGGGAATGTACCTACATAATTCCAAGCTCAAAAGATCCACACAG ATGCCTTCCAGGATGCCAGATTTGCCAGCAACTTGTGAG ATGTTGCTGTGGCCGCCTGGTCAGACAACACGCTTGTTTCACTGCAAGTGTTGCTACAAAGTACTCCGATGTAAAACAAGGTGAACAGGTCAATGAAGAGTTAGAAGAATGGTCAGTAGAAAAACACACAGAAGAAAGTCCAACAGATGCCTATGGTGTCATAAATTTTCAAGGTGGCTCACATTCGTATAGAGCAAAG taTGTGAGGTTATCTTATGACTCCAAGCCTGAGGCTATTTTACAACTGATGCTAAAGGAATGGCAGATGGAGTTGCCAAAACTTGTCATCTCAGTTCATGGTGGAATGCAAAAATTTGAACTTCATCCCCGTATCAAGCAGTTAATTGGTAAAGGTCTCATTAAAGCTGCAGTGACCACAGGAGCCTGGATTTTAACTGGTGGAGTTAATGCTG GGGTAGCTAAACATGTTGGAGATGCACTTAAAGAACATGCATCAAGGTCATCCCGAAAGATTTGCACCATTGGCATTGCTCCATGGGGAGTAATTGAAAACCGCAATGATCTTGTTGGAAGAGAT GTGATGGCTCCATATCAGACTCTCTTAAACCCACTGAGTAAACTCAATGTTTTGAACAATCTCCATTCACATTTCATACTTGTGGATGATGGAACAGTTGGAAAATATGGCGCTGAAGTCCATTTAAGAAGGGAATTggaaaaaacaattaatttgcaACGCATCCATGCAC GAATTGGCCAGGGAGTCCCAGTAGTGGCTTTGATATTTGAAGGAGGTCCCAATGTCATCCTCACTGTTCTGGAATATCTTCAAGAAAGTCCACCTGTGCCAGTTGTTGTGTGCGAAGGCACTGGGAGAGCTGCAGACATACTGGCTTATGTACACAAACAAACCGAAGAGGGAGG AACCTTACCAGAAGGGGCTGATTTAGAAATCATTTCCACCATCAAGAAGACTTTTAACTTCAGCCAGTCTGAAGCCATCCATCTTTTTCAGACCACAATGGAGTGCATGAAAAGCAAAGAACTT ATAACAGTATTTCACGTTGGATCAGATGAGCACCAGGACATTGATGTTGCAATACTTACAGCACTGCTAAAAG GCACAAATGCTTCTGCTTTGGACCAGTTAGTGCTTACACTGGCATGGGACAGAGTTGACATTGCTAAAAACCATGTTTTTGTCTATGGACAACAATGGCTG GTTGGGTCCCTGGAAAAAGCCATGCTGGATGCACTTGTAATGGACAGAGTTGCATTTGTCAAGCTTCTTATAGAAAATGGGGTCAGCATGCACAAATTCCTAACAATCCCCCGTTTGGAAGAGCTGTATAATACC aaaCAAGGTCCTACTAACCCAACTCTGTTTCACCTAGTCCGAGATGTAAAACag gGAAATCTTCCTCCAGGGTATAAAATTACATTGATTGATGTTGGACTTGTTATTGAGTTCTTGATGGGTGGAACATACAGATGCATTTATACAAGGAAACGCTTTCGAATTATTTACAACAATATACAAGGTGGCAATCGG AGATCTGGAAGAAACACTTCAAGCAATACACCACAGATGAGGAAAAATCACGAATCATTTGGAAACAGGGCtgacaaaaaagagaaaatgagacATAATCAGTTCATCAAAACAGCACAGCCTTACAAGCTAAAG GATGTCTCTGCAGAtgatagtaaaaagaaaaataccaaAGAAGAAATTGTTGATATTGATGACCCTGAAATGAAACGATTTCAATATCCTTTCAATGAACTGTTGGTTTGGTCTGTGCTAATGAAGAGGCAAAAAATGTCACTTTTCTTTTGGCAACATGGAGAGGAATCCATGGCAAAAGCATTGGTTGCATGCAAATTGTGTCGGACCATGGCATATGAAGCAAAACAAAGTGATGTTGTGGATGAGATTGCCGAAGAATTTAAGGAGCATTCAAG TGAATttggacagctggctgttgaccTCTTAGATCAGGCATTCAGACAAGATGAAACCATGGCAATGAAGCTTCTTACCTATGAGCTAAAAAACTGGAGCAACTCTACCTGCTTAAAGCTTGCTGTATCCTCTCGACTCCGCCCATTAGTTGCTCACACTTGTACCCAAATGCTGCTTTCTGATATGTGGATGGGAAGGTTAAATATGCGAAAAAACTCCTGGTATAAG GTGATTTTAAGCATTTTGGTTCCACCTACAATCCTTATGCTTGAATATAAAACCAAGGCAGAAATGGCTCATATACCTCAGTCTCAAGATGCTCTTCAGATGGCAATGGATGACAGTGAAAACAACTTTCAGAATTTACCAGAAAACATAGCCATG AATGTATTCAGGGAGGTTCGGCCTTTTGATACTATGGATGTAAAGCATGAAATTGAGACCCAGGCTAAACCACGGAAACTTCCAATTACACAGAAATTTTATGCATTTTATCACGCTCCAATTGTGAAATTTTGGTTTAACACA cTGGCCTATCTAGGATTCCTTATGCTTTTCACATTTGTTGTTCTTGTCAAAATGGAATCATTGCCTTCAGTTCAGGAATGGATTGTGATATCTTATATTTTTACTTCTGCTGTTGAGAAAATTCGAGAG ATCTTTATGTCAGAGGCTGGTAAAATAAATCAGAAAGTTAAGGTGTGGTTTGGAGATTATTTTAACATTACCGACACAATTGCCATCATTACCTTCTTCATCGGATGTGGACTAAGGCTTGGGGCATATCGAGATATgcctgaagaccagttgaaagatGATTATAAATACCTTGAAAGCATTTCATTGGCTGGGAGACTTACATATTGTCTCAATATCATTTTTTGGTATGTCAGGTTACTGGATTTTCTGGCTGTTAATCAGCAGGCTGGACCTTATGTTATGATGATAGGAAAAATG GTGTCTAACATGTTTTACATTGTTGTCATTATGGCTGTTGTGCTCTTGAGCTTCGGTGTTCCAAGACAAGCCATTCTGTACCGTCAAGAAGAGCCATCTTGGCCACTTGCAAGAAATATTGTTTTCCAGCCTTACTGGATGATCTTTGGTGAGGTATATGCTTATGAAATAGACg tttgtgccaACAACTCAGTGGAAAAAGAACTCTgtgatattggaacatggctaaCACCCTTCCTCCAAGCTGTCTACCTCTTTGTTCAGTATATCATCATGGTGAATCTTCTCATCGCGTTTTTTAA TAACGTGTACTTTGAAGTAAAGGCCATTTCACACATTGTGTGGAAATACCAACGTTATCACTTCATTATGGCTTACCACGAGAAACCTGTTCTTCCTCCACCTTTAATTATTCTCAGTCATTTGGCTTCCTTGTTTGGCTTTGtatgcaaaagaagaaaaaaagacaaaacttcaCATGGACCAA AATTATTCCTAACAGAAGAAGACCAAAAGAAACTTCATGATTTTGAGGAGCAGTGTGTGGAgacttattttaatgaaaaagatgaCAAATTCCATTTGGGTAGTGAAGAAAGAATCCGTGTTACATCTGAAAG GGTGGAGCAGATGTGTGTTCAGATTAAAGAAGTTGGAGATCGAGTAAACTACATTAAGCGTTCATTGCACTCCTTGGATACGCAGATTGGTCATCTGCAGGATCTGTCTGCTCTCACTGTGGACACTTTAAAAACTCTAACTGCACAGAAAGCATCTGAGGCCAGCAAAGTTCACAATGAAATAACACGAGAGTTAAGCATTTCAAAACATCTGGGACAGACCATGGTAGATGATGGACCCTTGCGTTCTTTGAGGAAGAAGCATAGTGTTGGAAATTTCTTTGGCTCTTCTTTTCCACAGGGGAATCAAGAAAGCAATAGTAATCTTATTTTTAATATCTCTTTGAGAAACGAGAGTAACATTCAAGGCAAGAAAACTGGAGATGAGTTCTGTTTTCCGTATCAgagagaaaatttaaatattcCAGAGGCTGGTCCATCTGGAAGTGCCTTACTTCCTAGCAAAGACTGTCCTACAGATGTGATGGAAAATACAGAGGGAACAGAATCTCTTACAGATAATCAAATAGTTGACAATTTTGCTAGTAGTGAGCCAAAGTCTGCATCAGGAATGGCTACATTTTTTGTAAGCACACCAACCCAACCAAATTCAGCAAGCCAACTAGAACTGGAACCGAAAATGGAGAAGTATATAAATCAAAGGGCTGCAAGAGAAGTGGAGAGTATAGAATTTGGAGCATTTGTtg GTCACAGAGACAGTATGATTATGCATAAATATAAAGAACCTGAATACAAAAACAAGGAAGATGCAAATCCAACTGATATG CAGGCAATTGCACAAGCTGTTCCTAGTTTAAAGCAAGTGAGGTCTTGTGCTGGTTTTATGGATCTCGGCACAATATCCTGTTCCTCACAGTTAAACAAGT tgcacagcagcagcagtagtaggaGGGTGTCCTTAATAGAAGATTCTAATTTAGAAGAAACCAAAGAAACCTTTCTAACG AACTGGCTTCACGCTCATTCCTCTTCCACAAGCAAGgcaaa accTCCTGAAGATGATGCATTTAATG ccattGGCTCTCCATTTAAACCAATTGTGGACATCAACTACTGTTATTCAG CTGTTGAGAGAAATAATTTGATGCGACTTGCCCAGAGCATTCCCTTCACTCCTGTACCTCCAAAAG GAGAGTTGGTCACTGTATATCGGCTGGAAGAGAGCTCCCCAAACATGTTGAACAACAGTATGTCGTCCTGGTCGCAAACGGGACTGTGTGCCAAAATAGAGTTCCTCAGTAAGGAGGAGATGGGTGGGGGACTGAGGCGCGCAGTGAAAGTGGTCTGCACTTGGTCTGAGAATGATATCCTGAAAGCCGGTCACTTGTATATCATCAAGTCATTCCATCCGGAAGTTGTTAATACTTGGTTAGGGGTATACAAAGAAGATACAGTTCTCCACCTCTCCCTTAAA GAAATCCAGCAGCAGAGGGCAGCACAGAAGATGACATTTGCTTTCAATGCTATGAAGCCAAAGTCCATCCCATATTCCCCAAG GTTTCTTGAGGTTTTTCTTTTATACTGTCACTCAGCTGGACAGTGGTTTGCGATTGAAGAATGCATGACTGGAGAGTTCCGAAAATATAACAACAACAATGGGGATGAAAGTATACCAACCAATATGCTTGAGGAAACCATGTTGGCTTTCAGTCACTGGACCTTTGAATACACAAGAGGGGAGCTTCTGGTCTTGGATCTACAAG gTGTTGGGGAAAATTTAACAGACCCATCAGTTATAAAATCTGGAGAAAAGAG GTCATCCGATATGGTGTTTGGACCAGCAAATTTAGGAGATGATGCCATCAAAAACTTCCGTGCTAAACACCACTGCAATTCTTGTTGCCGAAAGCTTAAACTTCCCG ACCTAAGGAGGAACGACTACACACCTGATAAAGTGACATTCGCTCAGGAGGAAAGTACAGACTCTTCTACAGATCCTGATAACTTCACCAAAGAATCGAAAAACTCTCTCCGTCTGATGTTGTAA